The Ananas comosus cultivar F153 linkage group 7, ASM154086v1, whole genome shotgun sequence genome has a window encoding:
- the LOC109712654 gene encoding LOW QUALITY PROTEIN: protein PHLOEM PROTEIN 2-LIKE A10-like (The sequence of the model RefSeq protein was modified relative to this genomic sequence to represent the inferred CDS: inserted 1 base in 1 codon), which translates to MDRFVALSRRHRRWLLLLAAASAAGYGAYRIYHHPSVARSRRGIARLAGTLAAVADAAASSADAAALVSADVNSFLRSDADEVPASLRQIAKLARSEEFVGSLSRVSEALTVGIVRGYGSSYGFGGEIEELGGSESASRSSFSDKLLDKLFSTAGSGFASVVAGMXSEGGGGSSSSYSPDVSRWIEVICGDKCKEMIGNCIQIFVSTAVAVYLDKTMDINTYQELFAGLTNPKHESKMKDMLVTVCNGAVETLVKTSHHVVTVPNATSQRRGETNDMEEESKGSHDRISSDQSSKSGGGWVDTVSSTLAVPSNRKFVLDVTGRITFETVRSFLEFMLWKILDGARRGVNAVHEEVIGRVLEVVRYISAKSMLVATICITLCMRVFTRTKVLTPA; encoded by the exons ATGGACCGCTTCGTCGCGCTCTCCCGTCGACATAGGCGGtggctcctcctcctcgccgccgcctccgccgcggggTACGGCGCCTACAGGATCTACCACCACCCCTCCGTCGCCCGCAGCCGCCGTGGAATTGCCAGGCTCGCCGGAACCCTAGCGGccgtcgccgacgccgccgcgtCCTCCGCCGACGCGGCGGCCCTCGTCTCCGCCGACGTCAACTCCTTCCTCCGCTCCGATGCCGACGAGGTCCCCGCCAGCCTGAGGCAGATCGCCAAGCTCGCGAGGTCCGAGGAGTTCGTCGGGTCGCTTTCTAGGGTTTCCGAAGCCCTAACTGTTGGTATCGTCCGCGGGTACGGCTCCAGCTATGGCTTTGGGGGAGAAATCGAAGAACTCGGCGGCTCTGAATCGGCGTCTCGCTCCAGCTTCTCCGATAAGCTTCTCGATAAGCTCTTCTCCACCGCCGGATCGGGCTTCGCCTCCGTAGTGGCCGGAA GATCGGAGGGTGGGGGCGGTAGCTCCTCTTCGTATTCTCCGGATGTTTCTAGGTGGATAGAGGTGATCTGCGGCGATAAGTGCAAGGAGATGATCGGCAATTGCATCCAGATATTCGTGAGCACCGCTGTGGCGGTCTACCTGGACAAGACCATGGACATCAACACCTATCAAGAGTTATTCGCCGGCCTCACAAACCCTAAGCACGAGTCGAAGATGAAGGACATGCTAGTTACTGTGTGCAACGGCGCCGTAGAAACCCTAGTCAAGACGTCCCACCATGTGGTCACCGTGCCGAACGCGACCTCCCAAAGAAGAGGTGAAACAAATGATATGGAAGAGGAATCGAAGGGCTCACATGATAGGATATCATCAGATCAGAGCAGTAAGAGCGGTGGTGGGTGGGTTGATACTGTTTCATCGACATTGGCTGTGCCGAGCAACCGGAAGTTTGTTCTTGATGTCACGGGGAGGATCACTTTCGAGACAGTCAGGTCTTTTCTGGAATTCATGTTGTGGAAGATTTTAGATGGCGCGAGGAGGGGCGTAAATGCTGTTCACGAGGAGGTGATTGGGAGGGTTTTGGAGGTGGTGAGGTATATTAGTGCCAAATCTATGCTTGTTGCTACGATATGCATTACGTTGTGCATGCGAGTATTCACTAGGACGAAGGTTTTGACGCCGGCGTAA